In Tolypothrix sp. NIES-4075, the following proteins share a genomic window:
- a CDS encoding CHAT domain-containing protein, with translation MKKILILSANPKNTSRLRLDEEVREIKNTLQLSPNRDEFQIITESAVRVDDLTRFLSHHQPTILHFSGHGSGTDGLALEDNSGHKQLVSTQALAKLFDLFQEQVECVLLNACYSESQATAIHQHIDCVVGMNQAIGDKAAMKFSVGFYTALAALRNYEDCFQMGCTSIDLQGIPEFLTPAIKIRRRRYQTVEATPVKSDKDNNMSNDNKSGQNRSVSIGGNATGSAIITGDSSTANVNFQQVSLPEPASVNIEAELNALREILAKLETSDRRKIDNAFADAQEELNKPQPDKDEIGDALNRALKYAQKAEGFASAMEKLQPHLAKTTGWLGDNWHKLLSIVGLTIF, from the coding sequence GTGAAAAAAATTCTCATCCTCTCAGCCAACCCTAAAAACACAAGTCGTTTGCGTCTAGATGAAGAGGTGCGGGAAATCAAAAACACACTGCAACTATCTCCAAATCGAGACGAATTCCAAATCATCACAGAATCTGCGGTACGAGTGGATGATTTAACCCGCTTCCTGTCTCACCATCAACCAACAATTCTTCACTTTTCCGGACATGGCTCTGGTACTGATGGATTAGCCTTGGAAGATAATTCTGGACACAAGCAACTTGTCAGTACACAAGCCCTGGCAAAGCTATTTGATTTGTTTCAAGAACAGGTGGAGTGTGTTTTACTCAACGCCTGCTACAGCGAGTCACAAGCCACAGCAATTCACCAACATATTGATTGCGTGGTGGGGATGAATCAAGCAATTGGAGATAAGGCGGCGATGAAGTTTAGTGTCGGATTTTATACTGCTTTAGCTGCGCTCAGGAATTATGAAGATTGTTTTCAAATGGGTTGTACCTCCATTGATTTGCAGGGAATTCCAGAGTTTTTAACCCCTGCAATCAAAATTAGGCGACGGCGTTATCAGACAGTAGAGGCAACACCAGTAAAATCTGACAAAGATAATAATATGAGTAATGATAACAAAAGCGGGCAAAACCGTTCAGTTTCGATTGGAGGTAATGCCACTGGTAGCGCAATTATAACGGGAGATAGTAGCACTGCAAACGTCAATTTTCAACAAGTCAGTTTACCTGAACCTGCAAGCGTCAACATAGAGGCAGAACTCAACGCCTTACGTGAGATACTAGCCAAGTTAGAAACCTCAGACCGTCGTAAAATTGATAATGCCTTTGCTGATGCACAGGAAGAGCTAAATAAGCCACAGCCAGATAAAGATGAAATAGGTGATGCATTAAACCGAGCGTTGAAATATGCCCAGAAAGCCGAAGGGTTTGCCTCTGCGATGGAAAAACTTCAGCCCCACTTAGCTAAAACTACTGGTTGGCTAGGTGACAATTGGCACAAATTATTGAGTATAGTTGGTTTAACAATCTTCTAA
- a CDS encoding type II toxin-antitoxin system Phd/YefM family antitoxin has product MQQISTNELPENLQKLFTEVQRTKTSLTVTHEGKPLVIISPATTQPKRATFGVMKGSGEIFGDLITPAVPLKTWEVLQ; this is encoded by the coding sequence ATGCAACAAATTAGTACCAACGAATTACCTGAAAATCTCCAGAAACTATTTACAGAAGTACAACGTACTAAAACATCCTTAACTGTTACCCATGAAGGCAAACCATTAGTAATTATATCTCCTGCCACAACTCAACCCAAACGTGCAACTTTTGGAGTAATGAAAGGAAGCGGGGAAATTTTTGGAGATTTAATAACTCCAGCAGTTCCTCTTAAGACCTGGGAAGTGCTTCAGTGA
- a CDS encoding type II toxin-antitoxin system VapC family toxin, with protein MKLLLDTHIWLWYLLGDERLSTNLKTVIAEETTELWLSPISIWETLILAEKGRISLQPDAVAWIDLALQTLEILEAPLVYQIAILSRHIELPQQDPADRFIAATAVHYNLKLATVDSNLTGVSWLQTLS; from the coding sequence GTGAAACTTTTACTAGATACCCACATCTGGCTTTGGTATCTCCTGGGTGACGAACGTCTATCTACCAACCTCAAAACCGTAATTGCAGAGGAAACAACCGAGCTTTGGCTTAGTCCTATTAGTATCTGGGAAACGTTAATCCTAGCAGAAAAAGGACGAATCTCGTTACAACCTGATGCAGTTGCATGGATCGATTTAGCCTTACAAACCCTAGAAATTCTTGAGGCTCCCCTTGTTTATCAAATTGCTATTTTAAGTCGCCATATTGAACTACCGCAGCAAGACCCAGCGGATAGATTTATTGCAGCTACAGCAGTTCACTACAATTTGAAATTAGCTACAGTCGATAGCAATCTGACGGGTGTTTCTTGGTTGCAAACATTAAGCTAG
- a CDS encoding type II toxin-antitoxin system ParD family antitoxin, translated as MNISLTPELEKLVHDKVATGLYTSASEVIRESLRLLQEHDKVKEFRLLELKKEIQKGIDQIERGEFTVYDTESIKTLGEEIKQRGQKKKDNSQAK; from the coding sequence ATGAACATTTCACTGACTCCAGAACTAGAAAAGCTTGTCCACGATAAAGTAGCTACTGGACTTTATACCTCAGCTAGCGAAGTTATCCGCGAAAGTTTACGACTCCTACAGGAACACGATAAAGTTAAAGAATTTCGGCTTTTGGAGCTAAAAAAAGAAATTCAAAAGGGTATTGACCAAATAGAACGTGGCGAATTTACTGTCTATGATACCGAGTCGATAAAAACGCTTGGTGAGGAAATAAAACAACGAGGGCAAAAGAAAAAAGATAACTCTCAGGCAAAATAA
- a CDS encoding type II toxin-antitoxin system RelE/ParE family toxin: MNRIVVTGDATSDLDDIWSYISNESQDSANRLIDSIIERFATLAQFPEMGRERGEISNGMRSFPAGRYFIFYQQIEDGIEILRVLHSARDIDAFFQ, from the coding sequence ATGAACCGTATAGTTGTTACTGGTGATGCAACTTCAGACCTTGATGATATTTGGTCGTATATATCTAATGAGAGCCAGGATAGTGCAAATCGACTTATTGATAGCATAATTGAGCGATTTGCTACATTGGCTCAGTTTCCTGAGATGGGCAGAGAAAGAGGTGAAATTTCAAATGGAATGAGAAGTTTTCCTGCTGGACGTTACTTCATCTTTTACCAACAAATTGAAGATGGAATCGAAATCTTGCGCGTTCTTCATAGTGCAAGAGATATCGATGCCTTTTTTCAATAA
- a CDS encoding nSTAND1 domain-containing NTPase has product MGTESVSEGGMPEEDRSAKVGGSADRSAIITGDSNTATITITNYYYRDTTVLPVESTDVTSENLLCPYRGLFHFGPDDAEFFFGREVFVEELFAATQNRNFILVLGASGSGKSSVVLAGLVPKLQQSSHWKFTHFRPGSDPFHALALALVPLYTQNLDATDKIIQARKLSQSLGNGEISLADVFAQIHQNHPTDRVLLIADQFEEIYTLCADHKIRHSFLDSLLVSFQSSAYQSQYNHVLVATMRADFLGNALSYPAFGDVLKTDIKLRSMNHDELSQVIAKPAEKLGVTFEGGLVERILDDVEDEPGNLPLLEFALTELWKQRKGKQLTHAAYQHIGKVQGALARHADHNYGKLSAAQKEQVRRIFIQLVHPGEDTQDTRRLATKAELGEERWKLVKQLADDRLVVTSQNAANQETVEVVHEALIRNWEELGKWMKADRSFRAWQERLRFAMLQWQKMQRDEGALLRGAVLTEAEEKLKQRREELSVAEQEFIQASVALRRGSKQRIYLSLGGIGSILLLAVGIWGWLNYTTLGQLTQIRWDLTNVTQRAEPRYQTEAAVALGKDENYDQALKLANQIQESSDKAYAL; this is encoded by the coding sequence TTGGGTACAGAATCGGTAAGTGAGGGTGGGATGCCAGAAGAAGACCGCAGTGCCAAAGTTGGAGGAAGCGCTGACCGCAGTGCGATTATTACTGGAGATAGCAATACTGCTACTATTACCATCACCAACTACTATTACCGTGATACAACGGTATTACCTGTTGAATCTACGGATGTAACTAGCGAAAATCTTCTCTGTCCCTATCGCGGTTTGTTTCACTTTGGTCCCGATGATGCGGAGTTTTTCTTTGGACGTGAGGTTTTTGTAGAAGAACTATTCGCTGCGACTCAAAACCGTAATTTTATACTTGTTTTAGGTGCGTCGGGAAGTGGGAAATCTTCGGTAGTTCTGGCGGGATTGGTGCCGAAGCTGCAACAATCAAGTCACTGGAAGTTTACCCATTTTCGTCCTGGTTCCGATCCTTTTCATGCCCTAGCTTTGGCGCTGGTTCCGCTTTACACACAAAATCTGGATGCTACTGATAAGATCATCCAAGCTCGTAAGTTGTCACAATCCCTTGGTAATGGTGAAATCTCTCTAGCTGATGTATTTGCCCAGATTCACCAAAATCACCCCACGGATCGGGTGTTGCTGATTGCGGATCAATTTGAAGAAATTTACACTTTATGCGCGGATCATAAAATTCGCCATAGTTTTCTAGATAGTTTATTAGTCAGCTTTCAATCCTCTGCTTATCAGTCCCAATACAATCATGTGCTAGTTGCAACCATGCGGGCAGATTTCTTGGGGAATGCTCTGTCATATCCCGCTTTTGGAGATGTATTAAAAACTGATATCAAGCTCAGGTCGATGAATCATGATGAACTTTCACAAGTGATTGCAAAGCCTGCTGAAAAGTTGGGGGTAACATTTGAAGGGGGACTGGTGGAACGCATATTAGATGATGTGGAAGATGAACCGGGGAATTTACCTCTTTTGGAGTTTGCGTTGACGGAATTGTGGAAGCAGCGAAAGGGTAAACAGTTAACTCATGCAGCTTATCAGCACATAGGTAAGGTACAAGGTGCGTTGGCTCGTCATGCAGATCACAATTATGGTAAGTTGAGTGCAGCCCAGAAAGAACAGGTACGGCGGATTTTTATCCAATTAGTGCATCCGGGTGAAGACACACAAGATACGCGACGACTGGCAACGAAAGCCGAATTGGGTGAAGAACGCTGGAAATTGGTGAAACAGTTAGCGGATGATCGATTAGTAGTTACCAGTCAAAATGCTGCTAACCAAGAAACTGTGGAAGTTGTTCATGAAGCGTTGATTCGTAATTGGGAAGAACTGGGAAAATGGATGAAAGCAGACCGTAGCTTTCGCGCTTGGCAAGAAAGGCTGCGGTTCGCAATGCTTCAATGGCAAAAAATGCAGCGGGATGAAGGGGCATTGTTGCGTGGTGCAGTGTTAACGGAAGCGGAAGAAAAGCTGAAACAACGCCGAGAGGAACTGAGCGTAGCAGAGCAAGAATTTATTCAAGCTAGTGTAGCACTGCGTCGAGGTAGTAAGCAGCGAATTTACTTGAGTTTGGGGGGGATTGGGAGTATCCTTTTACTGGCGGTGGGGATTTGGGGTTGGTTGAATTATACAACTTTGGGGCAATTGACTCAAATTCGCTGGGACTTGACTAATGTGACTCAGCGGGCGGAACCTAGATATCAAACAGAAGCGGCTGTCGCCCTTGGTAAGGATGAAAATTACGATCAAGCCTTGAAACTTGCCAACCAGATTCAGGAATCCTCTGACAAAGCTTATGCCTTAAG
- the modA gene encoding molybdate ABC transporter substrate-binding protein: MRNNLFTISLIACTFNITLVSQAFGATLTQTQEPDSVTLYAAGSLRGALSEVADCFTKEYGITVKREFASSGSLRERIEKGENVDVFASADTGNPTILNQENLSGTVKKFASNPLYAIATSSLSLSSDNLLDQLLNPQIKLGTAVPVRDPLGDYTQELFRKADQVRPGSFQILDTKAVRLTGTLPPERNSPGGSIVYYLEDTNQADIYPVYYTSALSAVQISPNLQIVPLPDNLAVNADYGLTVLKDANPYGEKLAKYILSPTGQQILAKYGFSKPSTSIPEPSSISGIFLAAGIGVFLRRKSASGKKQQLKVSVH, encoded by the coding sequence ATGAGAAATAATTTATTTACCATTTCGCTGATTGCTTGCACCTTCAATATTACACTAGTTTCTCAAGCTTTCGGTGCTACGCTGACACAGACTCAAGAACCGGACTCGGTGACATTGTACGCTGCTGGAAGTCTAAGAGGAGCGCTTTCAGAAGTTGCTGATTGCTTTACTAAAGAATATGGGATTACTGTCAAGCGTGAATTTGCTTCCTCAGGTTCGTTACGAGAACGCATAGAAAAAGGCGAAAATGTTGATGTTTTTGCGAGTGCAGATACAGGAAATCCAACTATTTTAAATCAAGAGAATTTGAGTGGAACTGTCAAAAAATTTGCGAGTAACCCTTTGTATGCGATCGCGACTTCAAGTTTGTCCCTTAGTTCAGATAATCTCTTAGATCAATTACTCAATCCACAAATTAAGTTAGGTACGGCAGTACCTGTAAGAGATCCATTAGGAGATTATACCCAAGAATTGTTTCGCAAAGCCGATCAAGTCAGACCTGGTAGCTTTCAAATCCTAGATACAAAAGCAGTGCGCTTAACAGGAACACTTCCACCTGAGAGAAATAGTCCTGGGGGTAGTATAGTTTATTATCTTGAAGATACCAACCAAGCAGACATATACCCGGTCTATTACACCAGTGCGCTGTCAGCGGTGCAAATATCGCCCAATCTGCAAATAGTGCCATTACCTGATAACCTTGCAGTCAACGCTGATTATGGGCTGACAGTGCTGAAAGACGCTAACCCTTACGGCGAAAAACTCGCAAAATACATTCTTTCACCAACTGGACAACAAATTCTTGCAAAGTATGGGTTTAGTAAACCCTCAACTTCTATTCCTGAACCTTCAAGTATAAGTGGAATTTTTCTGGCTGCTGGTATAGGTGTTTTCCTAAGGAGAAAATCAGCATCTGGGAAAAAGCAACAACTCAAAGTATCTGTTCATTAA
- a CDS encoding Panacea domain-containing protein — MAYTTATAIPSARLMAIADYFIWLANETGSYISNLKLQKLVYYAQAWYLALYGQPLFDEDFEAWIHGPVIPELYREYKIFGWKPILMDVEAPDFSEEIRDFLEELTEVYFGCDAFELEQMTHHEDPWIQARGNLSLDTPCKAIISKASMKEYYKTRAEENQET; from the coding sequence ATGGCTTATACAACAGCAACAGCGATACCTTCGGCACGCCTAATGGCGATCGCCGATTACTTCATCTGGTTAGCTAACGAAACAGGTTCGTATATCAGCAATCTGAAACTGCAAAAACTTGTTTATTATGCTCAAGCTTGGTATCTTGCTCTTTATGGACAACCTCTGTTTGATGAAGATTTTGAAGCATGGATTCATGGACCTGTTATTCCTGAGTTATATCGGGAATACAAAATCTTTGGCTGGAAGCCTATCTTAATGGATGTTGAAGCACCAGATTTTTCGGAAGAAATTCGAGATTTCTTGGAAGAATTGACAGAAGTCTATTTTGGATGTGATGCTTTTGAACTAGAGCAGATGACTCATCATGAAGATCCTTGGATTCAAGCTAGAGGAAATCTTTCTTTGGATACACCTTGTAAGGCGATAATTTCTAAAGCATCAATGAAAGAGTACTACAAAACTCGTGCCGAAGAAAATCAAGAAACTTGA
- a CDS encoding DUF1611 domain-containing protein, protein MRLPLNQRVAILLHEQVKGTHGKTGLSLLRYSEAPIVAVIDRTCAGQSLPELTRIKRDVPIVASVAAALQYEPEVLVIGIAPKGGILPDDYWHDIKDALSAGMSLVNGLHTPLANIPDLKALLKPGQLIWDVRKEPPNLGVATGLARTLPCRRVLTVGTDMAVGKMSTSLELHWASRLRNWRSKFLPTGQTGLMLEGDGVALDAVRVDFAAGAVEQMVMRFGKNYDILHIEGQGSLLHPGSTATLPLIRGSQPTQMILVHRAGQTHVMDNVPIPPLSEVIRLYEMVAGAGGAFASVPVVGVALNTGHLDESAAKEAIAQVISETNLPCTDPIRFDAGLLLNAIVGG, encoded by the coding sequence GTGCGTTTACCGCTTAATCAACGAGTAGCTATCCTGCTGCACGAACAAGTCAAGGGAACTCATGGCAAAACAGGGCTATCACTTTTACGCTACAGTGAAGCTCCAATTGTCGCCGTTATCGATCGCACTTGTGCAGGGCAATCTTTACCGGAATTAACGCGCATTAAACGAGATGTCCCAATTGTCGCATCAGTTGCCGCTGCATTACAATATGAACCGGAAGTTTTGGTAATTGGTATTGCCCCCAAAGGCGGTATATTACCAGATGATTATTGGCATGATATCAAAGATGCGTTAAGCGCCGGCATGTCATTGGTAAACGGTTTGCATACACCTTTAGCAAACATACCAGACTTAAAAGCACTGCTCAAACCAGGACAATTAATTTGGGATGTGCGAAAAGAACCACCTAATTTAGGTGTTGCTACTGGGTTGGCACGCACGCTTCCTTGCCGACGAGTGTTGACTGTCGGAACTGATATGGCAGTCGGCAAAATGTCTACTAGCTTAGAATTACATTGGGCTTCACGTTTGCGAAATTGGCGTTCTAAGTTTCTCCCAACCGGTCAAACTGGTTTGATGTTAGAAGGTGATGGTGTGGCATTAGATGCCGTGCGGGTAGACTTTGCCGCCGGTGCGGTGGAACAGATGGTGATGCGCTTTGGGAAAAATTACGACATTTTGCATATAGAAGGGCAAGGTTCGCTATTACACCCTGGTTCTACCGCAACATTGCCTTTGATACGCGGTTCGCAACCAACGCAAATGATACTGGTACATCGTGCCGGACAAACTCATGTGATGGATAATGTACCAATTCCACCTTTATCAGAGGTGATTCGGTTGTATGAAATGGTTGCTGGTGCAGGTGGTGCTTTTGCATCTGTGCCTGTGGTGGGTGTAGCACTGAATACAGGGCATTTAGATGAGTCAGCGGCAAAAGAAGCGATCGCTCAAGTAATATCAGAAACTAACCTACCTTGCACAGATCCAATTCGCTTTGATGCAGGTTTATTATTAAATGCGATCGTGGGTGGGTAA
- a CDS encoding dipeptide epimerase, producing MQIEVKTFTVNKRFPLTISRGTTAQTTNVWVKISQDHIEGWGEASPFSVGTNPQSTEIIKNALLQVAPMLQAYNPLQRSLIEQVLNKAQVPSAVKAALDVAMHDWLGKYVKLPLWQLWGLDKNAIVPTSVTIGINTPEGARARARDWLQFTDVRILKVKLGNPDGIAADQKMLIAVREEAPNLELYVDANGGWSLSDAVQMCIFLADLGVKYVEQPLPRGQEKSLPELKQHSPLPIFVDESCFTSADIPHLADCVNGVNIKLMKSGGLSEAMRMVHTARAFGLQVMFGCYSDSTLANTAAAQLAPLADYLDLDSHLNLIDDPFTGAIAQDGKILPNDLPGLGVQYSAFTA from the coding sequence ATGCAAATTGAGGTAAAAACATTTACTGTTAATAAGCGCTTTCCCTTGACAATCAGCCGGGGGACAACGGCACAGACGACGAATGTCTGGGTAAAAATTTCCCAAGATCATATCGAGGGTTGGGGGGAAGCGTCACCGTTTAGTGTCGGTACTAATCCGCAATCAACGGAGATAATTAAAAATGCTTTGCTGCAAGTTGCACCAATGTTGCAAGCATACAATCCCTTACAGCGATCGCTAATTGAACAAGTCTTAAATAAAGCTCAAGTTCCTTCCGCAGTCAAAGCAGCGCTGGATGTGGCGATGCACGATTGGCTGGGCAAATATGTAAAATTACCATTGTGGCAACTGTGGGGACTTGACAAAAACGCCATTGTACCCACTTCGGTGACGATTGGGATTAATACGCCCGAAGGAGCAAGAGCGAGGGCGCGAGACTGGTTACAATTTACAGATGTGCGTATTCTCAAAGTAAAGTTGGGTAATCCTGATGGTATTGCCGCAGATCAAAAAATGCTGATAGCAGTGCGTGAAGAAGCACCCAATTTAGAATTGTACGTTGATGCAAATGGGGGTTGGAGTTTGTCAGATGCTGTCCAAATGTGCATCTTCCTGGCTGATTTGGGTGTAAAGTATGTGGAACAGCCACTTCCACGAGGGCAAGAAAAAAGTTTACCAGAACTAAAGCAGCATTCTCCTTTACCAATCTTTGTTGATGAAAGTTGCTTTACTAGCGCTGATATTCCTCATCTGGCAGACTGCGTGAATGGTGTTAATATCAAGCTAATGAAATCAGGTGGTTTAAGCGAAGCGATGCGGATGGTGCATACAGCACGTGCTTTTGGATTGCAAGTGATGTTTGGGTGTTATTCTGACAGTACGTTAGCGAATACAGCAGCAGCACAGCTTGCACCATTAGCTGATTATTTAGACTTAGACAGTCATCTTAACTTAATCGATGACCCCTTCACGGGTGCGATCGCTCAAGACGGAAAAATTTTACCGAACGATTTACCAGGTTTGGGGGTACAATACAGTGCGTTTACCGCTTAA